The sequence GAGCAACACAGTTCGCCTGGTCATCCTGACGGTCGTGGGACTCGTAGCCCTTTACCTTGTCCTCTCGATTCTCGGCGTGCTGATCGGAACCCGGTTTGTCTGGGGCACCGTCGACTACGTCGTCGACAATCTGTCGAGCCGCTCGGGCATCAGTCCCTTCCTGGTGCGCGGTGCGACGATCCTCGGGACGATTCCTTTTTTCATGGCAGTCTCCAGGTTCACCGGCGACCTGTTCGGCCTGATGAACCTCGGCTGGGCAAGCCCGCTCGGTTTTTTCCGCCGCCAGGCCGGCATTGTCATCGTCTGCTACATCGCCGGGTTCTTCGTTCTGATGTACTACGCGTCGGTCGATGCATATGCCTACAAATTCTGCGCCGATACGCGGGAAGGCATCTGGACCTCCGATGGTCCCGGCAAGGATCCGGTCTATGGGGTGGAGACAAAGCCGTGCACGCCCGATCAGATCGCCACGCTGCGACACACCGGCGGAAAGCTGGCCGCGCCGAAGGAGATCCACGTCGCCGATGTCGGGACGTTCGCGTGGTTTGACAGCGTCACCGGAAAGCCCAACGTCTGGTACAGCCGAAGCGTCAATGGCCACTACCGGTTCTTCGATCGCCAGGGCAACGATCCGACGACAGGCGAGCCGCTTCGCCCGATCACGCACGAGGTCATCGAGCAGCTATCGGCGAAGGCGGAGATCGAGAGCTCGGTGCATACGGCGCACCAGCAGTACGATGCCGGGAATTTCCAGGGAGTGAAGGAGGCGTGCGATCGCGTGCTCGCCTCCAGTCCCGCCAATCCGGATTGCAAGGATCTTCGCGCGCGCGCCGGCGTCAAGCTCGCCCAGGATCTGGTCAAGAAGGGACAGTCGCAGAGCGAGCGCGGGCAGTTCGACGAGGCGCTATGGAATGCCCGCGAGGCGCTCAAGCTGGACCCGAGCAACGCCAATGCGACCAAGCTCGAGCAGTTTGCGCTGAGGATGAAACCGCAGCAGATAAATTGAAATGATCGTCGCTTTCGGTGCCACCGACGTAGGAAAACGCCGCTCCCTCAACGAAGACACGATTCTCGTGGCCGGGAACCTGTTCATCGTCTGCGACGGAATGGGAGGCCACAAGGCCGGCGAGGTCGCCTCGCAACTCGCCGTCGAGGTGATCTCGCGCTTCATCAATCTTTCCGGCGACGACAACGACATTACGTGGCCGTTCGGGTTCCAGACCGGCTTCTCGCTGGAAGCCAACCGCCTGCGAACGGCGATCAAGCTCGCGAACCGGGCCGTGATGCGCAAATCTGCGTCGTCGGACGAGTACACCGGGATGGGAACCACGGCGACGGCGGCCCTGCTCAGCAAGTCGCGTCCGCACGTCACCTACGCCAACGTCGGCGACAGTCGCATCTACCTGATTCGCCAGGGCACGATCGTGCAGCTCACGCGCGACGACTCCTGGGCCAACCTGCCGTGGGAAGACGGGCAGGCGGACCAGGCGAACGCCGCGAACATGAAGCACGTTCTCACCAAGGCTCTGGGCGCCCAGGACGATGTCGAATTCGACGTGACCACGCACGAGCTGAGCGATGGCGACATCCTGCTGCTGTGCTCGGACGGTCTGACGAACATGCTGTCGGACGAGCGAATGCTGGAGATCGTGGCAAAGCGGGCGGACGATCCCGGCACGGCTTGTGACGACCTGATCGCTGCGGCCAACAACGAAGGCGGCCGGGACAATATCAGCGCGATTCTCGTCTGCTACACGGCTTGAAGCAGCCGCCCTAGCCTCGTTTCGGACAAACGATGGATACCTCGAGGAGCACAAGACGACCGGCTCAGCATTCGCGAATGCTGATGACCGCCGTGCGCATCGACGCGCAGGCGGAGGGCGCGCCCGAACGCGCCGCGGAGCTCTGGGAACAGGCCGAGGCAAAATCGGCCGCGGGCGCTGCAGCGTTTCTCGACAGCAGGTTCGAAGAATCGTGTAAACATTTTGACGAGGCAGCCGAGCTTTATCGACACGCTCTCGACAAAGCCAAGGCCGCGCATCCGGTGTCGGCGCCTTCTCCGGGAGGCACGCCTGCAACCGCTGGTCCGCGCGACGCATCACTATCCGAGCACACGCTGACGAGCGACGACGCGACCACCTATGCGCCGCGTCCGCAAGGCGGACAGGCGGCGCCGGGTGCCGCCGCGGCAGGCGCCGCGGAAAGCAACAAGGTTGCTTCGAACGCCGTCCGCGACGAAGCAGCCGGCGAGATCACGAGCGGTCTGCCAAGGTTCGCAGTCGCCGCAGGCGGCGTCGTAGTGCTGGCGCTGGTGGCGGGATGGATCTTCATGGGATCGAGCGGGCCTTCGAAGAGTGGGCCGGTGTCCGAGGAAACTGCGGCCAAAACACCGGCAACCCAGCCGGCCGGGGAGAGCCCGGTCAGCGAAAATGCTTCGCCGCAGGATTCGGCGGCGGACGCCCGCGCCGCGCGCGAGCGTGCAGCCGCCGAAGCACGCGCTGCTGCGCAGGCAAAGGCTGACGCGGACGCGAAAGCCGAAGCGGATCTGCGCGCAAAAGCCGAGGCCGATGCACGCGCTGCGGCCGAGGCCGCGGCTCAAGCAAAAGCGGAGGCCGATGCACGCGTCGCTGCGCAACAGAAAGCCGAGGCCGACGCTCGCGCCGTGGCGCAGCAGAAAGCGGACGCGGATGCGCGCGCAGCGGCGCAAGCAAAGGCCGCGGCCGATGCACGAGCTGCAGCACAACAGAAGGCGGACGCCGACGCCCGAGCTCTTGCCCAGCAGAAAGCGGAGGCCGAGACACGCGCGGCAGCCAAGGCGAAGGCGGATGCCGATGCGCGCGCTGCCGCACAACTGAAGGCGGATGCCGACGCCCGGGCTCTTGCCCAGCAGAAAGCGGAGGCCGAGACACGCAAGGCCGTCAAAGCCGAGGCTGACGCACGAAAGCTCGCACAAGTCGACAAGGCGTTCGGCAACGATGGCATCTCACGCGACAAGGGGGCACTCGCGAAGGCATACGCCTCCATCTACATCGAGCCCGCCGACGGGAAACGCGGTGGCGGTGCCTGGGGAGCGTGCTGGCGTACGGATCGAACCGCGGCCAGGCAGTGTGCGCAGGCGAGTTGCGAGCAGCAGCGACAGTCTTCGCAGAAATGTACCGAGCAGGCTTCGAGCGCACCTGGCGGCTACTGCGCAATCGCACGCGCGGAGGGCTACGGCGTCTCGTGGGGATTCTGCAATGACGATCCGTCCCAAACCGCGCCCGGCGCAATGACCGGATGCACGGGGCTGGCTCGGCGTACGTTCGGCTCGTCCTGGTCGGCTAGCTGCCATATCGTCTGGAGCACCCTGCGCTGACCCCGCATTCGCGGGTGACCCGCGTCTCCTGTCCGACTGGCTTCAGGACAGCCGGCTGCTAGTGTCGGCGCGATGTTCGACCTGGTCTTCGTCACCGGTGCCCGCGCCGGCCAGGTCGTGCCGGTCTCGCGAACCATGACGGCGGGTCGCAGCGAACAATGCTCGCTCGTCGTTCCGGACATCAACGCAAGCCGGCAGCACTGCGAGTTCCTGTTCGACGGCACCAAGGTCACGCTTGCCGACCGGAAATCCGCCAACGGCACCTACCTCAACGAGAGCCGCATCGAGCGAGCGACCATCCTGCAGGATGGGGACGAGGTGCGCATCGGGCAGACGCGACTGCAGTTCCACGTGCGCCGGCTTCTGGACGACACCGAGGACGACGGACGTGCGACGTCGTTCTCGCTGCACGACGGCGCGCCGGGGGATCCCGCCTCGCGCGTCGACCAGACCAGCTCGGTTCTGGTCTCCGACCTCGCAAAAAAACCTCTCGACGGGCAGGCGCTCGCCGCGCGGCTCGATGCCATGATCAAGGTCTCGAAGGCGCTGGTGAACATCCGCGACTTCGACATGATCGCGCGCGGAATCCTCGATGCGCTGTTCGAGGTTCTGCCCCAGGCGGATCGCGGGTTCCTCATGCTCGGCAGTGACGTCGAGCGCCTCCTGCCTCAGGCCGTCAAGTGCCGCAAGGTTGCCGACGAACAGCTCTCGATCTCGCGTTCCATCTGCGGGTTCGCGATGCAGCAGCGACGTGCCGTGCTCTTCAACGACATCTGCGGCGGTGGGGAGCTGCAGTTCGGTGCGTCCGTCTACGCACTGAACATCCGCGCGGCAATGGTCGTTCCGCTGATCGTCGACGACGAAATCCTCGGCGTGCTGCAGCTCGATACGCCGCTCCAGCGCGCCGCCTTCACTCCGTCGGATCTGGAGCTTGCCGCGGCAGTGACCCAGCAGGCGGCCATCGCGCTCAACAACGCCGCGCTGCTGCGCAAGGTCGAGAAAGAGACCGCCAGCAGGCTCAGCCTGCTCCGCTTCCTGCCGACCGCGATTGTCGAACAGGCGGTCGCCGGCAACCTCGACCTCGAGCTCGGGGGCCGCACCTGTGACTGCACGATTCTTTTCTCCGACATCGTCGGCTTCACCAGCATCTCCGAAAGCCTGGCGCCGCAGGTCGTGGTCACGATGATGAACGACTACTTCAGCCGCATGGTCCCCTGCATCGAGACCATGGGCGGCGGGATCGACAAGTTCATGGGCGACGCGATCCTGGCTGTCTGGGGCGTGCCTCTGACGACTGCCGACACGTCGATCCGCGCGGCCGCGGCGGCGCTAACAATGCACAATGCGAGCATCGGCCTCGAGCACAGCCATCTGCCTGCCGACGCTCCGCGGCTGGAAATGGGAATCGGCATCAACTGCGGAACGGTCGTGGCGGGCAACATCGGCGCCGACCACCGCGTCTCCTACACCGTCGTCGGTGATGCGGTAAACACAGCGCAACGGCTCGAGGCAGCGGCCGGGCGCGGCCAGGTCCTCGTCAGCGCGCGGACCTGGGAAGAGCTCGGGGGTCTAGGGATCGGCGTGGCGATGCCTCCGCTGAAAGCCAGGAACAAAGCCAAGGCACTGGCGACGTACAGCCTGCGCGGGCTTCGAGGCGACAACGACGAAATCCTGCTGCACATTCCGCTTCGCATCGGGGCCGGGCGCGGGTGGCTGATCCGGCTTCTCGACGACGGCACCTTCATCGTGCTGCATCCGCAAAAATCGAATCCGTCCGAGCATGCGGTGGCAACTGAAATGCCGGAGTGGCCGACGATGGAGCTGGGACTCGGCAAGACCCACGCGGTCATGCCGCATCTGCCGAGCGACGGCGCGCTGATTCGCAGCCAGGTCGAGTTTTCGTCGCCCGCTTTTCGCGATTGGCTGCGCCTTTCCGAACGGATCTGCGAGCGCGAATGGTCGCGGATGCCGAGGGACTGAGCGCTCCTATCGCTCGACGTCCTCCCACCACTTGATTGGCGCTCGCGGCGGCGACGGCAGCGGCATCGGCGCCTTCTCCGCACAATCGGCATTGCCGGCGCACGCAGGTCCCGGTGCCGACGCAGCGGCCTGCACGGCCGCCAGTGTAGCCGGCGCGAGCGCGGGGGCCGTCGCCTTCGACGAGTCGTGGTAGAGATGGCACGTCATGCAGGAAGTGCCGGCAGACTCGCGCTGACCGTCGACATGGCAGCGCTGGCAGACCGCCTTGCCGGGGATGTTCGTGTCGGAAGTCTCGCGGCTGTCGCGGACGTGGGCATGACATGATTCGCAAGGCATCATCGCGTGGCGCCGGTGCGAAAAATCTGCCCTGGAGAGCCAGCGCTCGGCGATCGCGGTCGGCGCGATCTGCGGCAGCGCCGACGCTGCATCGCGACGTCCCTGCTCGACGTGGCAGAGGAAACATCCC is a genomic window of Candidatus Binatia bacterium containing:
- a CDS encoding PP2C family serine/threonine-protein phosphatase, which produces MIVAFGATDVGKRRSLNEDTILVAGNLFIVCDGMGGHKAGEVASQLAVEVISRFINLSGDDNDITWPFGFQTGFSLEANRLRTAIKLANRAVMRKSASSDEYTGMGTTATAALLSKSRPHVTYANVGDSRIYLIRQGTIVQLTRDDSWANLPWEDGQADQANAANMKHVLTKALGAQDDVEFDVTTHELSDGDILLLCSDGLTNMLSDERMLEIVAKRADDPGTACDDLIAAANNEGGRDNISAILVCYTA
- a CDS encoding adenylate/guanylate cyclase domain-containing protein, with amino-acid sequence MFDLVFVTGARAGQVVPVSRTMTAGRSEQCSLVVPDINASRQHCEFLFDGTKVTLADRKSANGTYLNESRIERATILQDGDEVRIGQTRLQFHVRRLLDDTEDDGRATSFSLHDGAPGDPASRVDQTSSVLVSDLAKKPLDGQALAARLDAMIKVSKALVNIRDFDMIARGILDALFEVLPQADRGFLMLGSDVERLLPQAVKCRKVADEQLSISRSICGFAMQQRRAVLFNDICGGGELQFGASVYALNIRAAMVVPLIVDDEILGVLQLDTPLQRAAFTPSDLELAAAVTQQAAIALNNAALLRKVEKETASRLSLLRFLPTAIVEQAVAGNLDLELGGRTCDCTILFSDIVGFTSISESLAPQVVVTMMNDYFSRMVPCIETMGGGIDKFMGDAILAVWGVPLTTADTSIRAAAAALTMHNASIGLEHSHLPADAPRLEMGIGINCGTVVAGNIGADHRVSYTVVGDAVNTAQRLEAAAGRGQVLVSARTWEELGGLGIGVAMPPLKARNKAKALATYSLRGLRGDNDEILLHIPLRIGAGRGWLIRLLDDGTFIVLHPQKSNPSEHAVATEMPEWPTMELGLGKTHAVMPHLPSDGALIRSQVEFSSPAFRDWLRLSERICEREWSRMPRD